The nucleotide sequence GCCGGCAGGTGGCCGCCGAGGGCGTCACGTGGGACACCGCGCGCACCTTCTACCGGGAGAAGGAGCTGTTCGCCCAGCCCTTCCGGGACAGGGGGCAGTCCCCGTTCCCGCCGTTCGTGAACATCTCGCAGACCCGCACCGAGGAGCTGCTCGCGCAGAAGATCGCCGCCGAGCCGCTGATCGAGGAGGTCTGGGGCCACGAGATCGTCTCGATCACCCAGGACGAGCGCTCCGTGACCGTGGTGTGCTCCTGCCGCGACGGGGGCCGGGCCGAGATCGTGGCCGACTACGCGATCGCCGCGCTCGGCTCGAAGGCGCGCTGGCTGCGCGACCAGCTCGGGGTGAGCTTCGACGGCCGCTCGTTCGAGGACAAGTTCCTGATCTGCGACATCCGGGCCGACATCCCCGGCTGGGCCACCGAGCGCCGCTTCTACTTCGACCCCGAGTGGAACCCCGGCCGGCAGGTGCTCATCCACCCGTGCCCGGACTCGACCTTCCGGATCGACTGGCAGGTGCCCGGCGACTACGACCTCGACGCCGAGGAGGCCTCCGGGGCCCTCGACGCGAGGATCCGCCAGATCATCGGGGACACGGACTACGAGATCGTCTGGAAGTCCGTCTACCGCTTCCACGCCCGGCTGGCCTCCCGGATGCGGGTGGGCCGGGTGCTGCTGGCCGGGGACTGCGCGCACATCGTCTCCCCGTTCGGCGCCCGCGGGCTCAACTCGGGCGTGGGCGACGCCGAGAACGCCGCCTGGAAGCTGACCTCGGTGCTGCGCGGCAACGCCGATCCGGCGCTGCTGGAGTCCTACGACGTCGAGCGCCGCGCCGCCGCCGTCGAGAACCTCGAGGTCACCGAGGCCACCATGGACTTCCTCGTGCCCCGCACCGAGGAGCAGCTGGCCGAGCGGCTCGCCAAGCTCGAGCGGGCGATCGGCGACCCGGCCGCGTCCACCTACGTGGACTCCGGGCGCCTGGCCGAGCCCTTCTGGTACGTCGACTCCCCGCTCACCACCCCGCACCCCACCCGGACCTTCGCCGGGCGCCCGCCCAAGGGGGAGGTCCCCGACCCCGTCCCCGGCGTGCTGCTGCCGGACGTCCCGGTCGCCGTCCCGGGCATCGCCGCCGACCGCGTCCGCGAGCTCGCCCGCTTCGGGATCCTGCTCCTCACCGGCCCGGCGGTCGACCAGGAGCTCGTGCGCGGGACCGCGCTCGCCGCCATCCGGTCCCCGCTGCGCCTGCACGCCATCGCGGACATCGACACCACCGGCAAGCTCGCCGAGGCGCTGAAGCCGGAGCCGACCGACGTGTGGGTGATCCGCCCCGACTCGCACATCGCGGCCGTGGTGGACGGCACGGACCCCCGTGCGCTGAGCCGGGCCCTGCGGAACACCGTCGCCGCCCCCGGTTCGGAGGCGGCCCGGGTCCTCGCCGAGCGCGAGCGGCCGCCGGGGCCCCCCAGGCGGCGGGGCTCCGTGCCGGAGACCGTGCCCCAGGAGGTCGCCGCCGCCGGCTGACGGCGGACCCGTGAGATCCTGGCGTCCTCATCGCAGACTCGAG is from Kocuria rosea and encodes:
- a CDS encoding FAD-dependent monooxygenase; this translates as MRRFDSGKVLVLGNGPVGQTAALLLARWGIPVTVLDARAERDPIGSKAICQQRDVLEVWEAVGVGRQVAAEGVTWDTARTFYREKELFAQPFRDRGQSPFPPFVNISQTRTEELLAQKIAAEPLIEEVWGHEIVSITQDERSVTVVCSCRDGGRAEIVADYAIAALGSKARWLRDQLGVSFDGRSFEDKFLICDIRADIPGWATERRFYFDPEWNPGRQVLIHPCPDSTFRIDWQVPGDYDLDAEEASGALDARIRQIIGDTDYEIVWKSVYRFHARLASRMRVGRVLLAGDCAHIVSPFGARGLNSGVGDAENAAWKLTSVLRGNADPALLESYDVERRAAAVENLEVTEATMDFLVPRTEEQLAERLAKLERAIGDPAASTYVDSGRLAEPFWYVDSPLTTPHPTRTFAGRPPKGEVPDPVPGVLLPDVPVAVPGIAADRVRELARFGILLLTGPAVDQELVRGTALAAIRSPLRLHAIADIDTTGKLAEALKPEPTDVWVIRPDSHIAAVVDGTDPRALSRALRNTVAAPGSEAARVLAERERPPGPPRRRGSVPETVPQEVAAAG